The Setaria viridis chromosome 6, Setaria_viridis_v4.0, whole genome shotgun sequence genome includes the window CAGTCAACATCAAGGTTGCTCGTAGGTCATAGCATATTTGTTAGAGGTTCATAAAATTTTAAAAGCAGGAAACAAAATAGCATCCAATCAATATTTTTTCTTATACTCATGTCACTTTAGCATGCGAACATCATTGATCTCAAAAAGCTTCTATTCCATATACATAGTACAAGTACAAAATGGACTACACACCTGACTAGTATTGCTTAGCTTTGTCTCTGTGTGAGGGTACAGGTCCACAGATACAGAAGCAGGATAGAGTCTGAAATACTTCCTACCCAAAACCTGCCAACAAATAACAGCCAGACACATCAACTGATGTAGGATCTTAATCTACACAAAATCTGTCACTCTCAGCTTCAAAACAGTTATCAATCATAATCTATTCAAATAACTAACAGAACAAAGAACATCTATAGTTCCACAAACCTCTATACGTTATGAATTCCATTGTTACCACCATAACCTTTTAAGAATAGGCACAAACATGCTGATCTTTTTGTTACAAGTCAAACTAAAGAAAAATATGAGGACATGGTCCATACATCATGGTGGGTACCAAACAATCTGTTAAGGACCTGGCCTTTAAGAGTTTAGGGCAGAAGTGGCAAAAAATGAATAATGCAAGGACAATTTTTCTATGGGCACTCAAATAATCAAAGATGATTTCACCACCATTGAGGAACATGTGGTTtgagatagcaaagcaacaggCCAACATCAATCATTCAGTCAGTTCAGCTTGTTCAACACATAAATGTTGGTTTTTCAAAGTTAAACCAAGAATTTAATGGCCTTTCTCTCAGTACAGGGTTTGGTGGCCAGAAAGTAACTTGGCGGTGACCAAAGTGAAACAAGCACAGGATGCCCTACTCCAGCACGTCCCAATAAATAGTTGTATAATATTGAAATGATAGGAAGTGTTAAACCATGTTTTTCCTGTGATTTGTTGTTTGTATTAAGGGCTTGTTGATTTTAAGTTTAAgcaaagaaatgaaaaaggtACTTTCTGTAAGACTTGGCTAAAATGCCCAATTTTATGTTTAACATTACAATGGGAACAGTGGTTTCTGAAAGCAGCAAAAATATGCAAAGCAGCGGATCGCTAGAAGTTTTCCTGAAAGCCATTTATCAATCAAAATATCCCCACTAAATAGAAGTGGGGACAGAGAAACAACACCATCATATCACAAGCAATAATAACAAGAAAATAGAAGTACAAATGAATACTGATACAATAAATAAAATGGTCGACTTATTAAACATGGCACGTTAAATAGATATTATTGATTGTAACCAACAGGAATTGAGCCTAGCTGAGTTGGTCGAGGGTGTCAAGGCCAATTTGGGTGCCTGTTTCTTCTTAATTAAAAAGCCACCTATTTCCTCCTAGGTTGGTCGACATTTGTTTTATTGATTGTAATCAGCCCACATAACTCAAGAATACAGACATGAAGGTTTAAACAGAGACATTATTTGCGTCATACCTGAGCAAAAAGGTTGTGATGTGGGTCATGATGCAGTGGGGTCACGGTCCCATGAGGGCTGAACCAAGCGTTAGGTGACTGGAGTTCACCGCCGCCAGCACAACAGTACTCAGGAACTGTAATGTCTTCACGGAGCTCCTTTATCTGTCAAATGttataaataaaatccaataGCTAGCTAGGTAAGTAACTGCTTAGACAGTAGATGCATATATCAAGCTGCTACACAATTTATTACCTGGTCAAACAATGGATGCTGTGCTACATATGCCAGGTTTGCAGAATCACTTGACCACATCCTCTCAAGAAATTGAGAAAATGTGATAAGCTCCTGTTTCCACTCAGTACATGCATGGTTTTTCCCAACCTGCAACACCATTTGTTATGAGTGAACCTGGACCAtacatcacaaaaaaaaatgttgaaggaCATACACCACAATGTTCAACCAGAATGTAGACCTAACTTAATCCGAACCAAGCTAAAGTCCAGGATCAACGTGAAGCAGCAATTGCTTATGGACAGGATTTGCAATCAATGGAAAATAAAGGCCACACATTTTTGCAAATTGCATGAATGCAAGAAAATTTAATGCAGATGATTGGCTCAGACAAATCAGCAATCTCAAATTTCAAGCAACTTCTAATAACAAGCCATTGAAGAATTTGGTTCCATACTCATATCTTTTTTCCCATACTAGATGGTAAAGGAATCACTGTAAGCAGAAGCATGGCAAATTCTCAGGACTAATGGTTAGCCTATGAAAATAAAGTATACAAGattaaaagttaaaaaaaaatcttcaaccATCAACAATGATATAAAAACATACAAGATTAACAGGTTAACTAATGGAGCACGGGATGCCATAAATGGTCAAATGTAACACATGATAAAGTTCAGGCTGTACAAAGTCCTAGGAACTCAGAAGTTAATTTTTTCGACCTGGAATTTGACATTGATCTATGTTACACATCAAATTTACACCTTCAGTAGTTAACTTAGGTGGCATAGTGCAAAGGATAAATTGTGGGACAGACAAGACGCTACAATATTACCGTTGTTCCTCAAACCAGCCGAAACTGAACTCCTGAAAATCAAGCTTGAATGCTTAACGGCAACTGGCCAAATTGGATGTGTTACTATGTTTTCCCCCAAACAACAGCAAATTATTTGCAATTTTACATGTCAGTTATCAATGTCTAGGAGTGTAAGTAAGTCACCTCAACAGGAATAGTCCGATCTCCAGCTATCCTCTCTAGGTAGTTTATGTCCTTCCACTTTGTCCTTGCGGGCCAATGATCAATGCAGCCACTGAGTATAACAGGGGACTCACATATAAAGTAATCACGTATAAATGCCTCCAAAGAAATGCATGACCGCCTCTCAATTTGCTTACAAGATAGGGACTTCACTGGTAGAAGTTTGAGTACCTGAAACAAATTATCATATCAAACGGCTGTAGATATGGCAGATTAAATTCCTCATGTGGTCCCCATCTTGGTAAAATTTGGTCATACAAAGGAGAAAGTTAGTGAATAATTTTCCCCAAAAAGAATCAGTCCACATGGTAAGCCATAGCTTGGAGAAATATTAAGTCTGGAAAGGGTAATTAGTATCTTTCAGGAGTGGTAACTTAGGATGGAACACCAACAAAATCAGATAATTGCGGCAAAGAAGTACTCTGTCAACAATTTTTTCAGCTAATCCAGACAGCATGCTCCAATTGTCCACTGACATAAAGAAATGGGATTACGCTACTTGGGTATGTAACACCTGAATTAATCAAGAAGGTCCTGAAACTTTTCTTTACCAAGTGGCTGACAAATGATAAAACGAACCCAGCATTCCTGCCGGCATGTTCCCCACTTCTGTGAAAATAACTAGCTTGTTTAGTAGAGAAAAAATTGAGGCACCTGTAAGACCAGTTAAAGTTAGTGCACGGACCTAAAAAGGCACGATAGCACGGCATTAGGGACCTGGGATGCAGTCTTCAGACATGAACAAACGCTGTCTGCTGCTAGGTGCAGACAGCGTTGAGATGAAACGCTGGTGGGTCAGGGGACGTTTGCCAAGGAAAATGAGAACACTACCCGAACCACTTCGAATAACAATTCGAGACCAATGTCACCGGTAACGCCGTGCAAAATTAACTCTAGCTAGCACTACATTTCCATGAAGCAATCCACACGAGCAGATGCGAGATCGTAGTAAGGCAGAGAGGCGGCTGAGATACTCACATCGGCAGGGTCTCGGTCCCCCGCGATCCCTTCCTTCCACCTCTCCACATTTCCACCggtcaccgcctccgcctcgccgccgctgcggtcGGCGACGACCCTGGCGATGGCGTCCTCGAGCTCCGCGCGGAGGAGCCCCCCGCCCATGATGAGGCCCATGTCGAGCGCCCGGAGCGCGGCGCGAAGGTCGCCGCCGTTCCCACCGGCCGCGCGGAGGGCGGCCACGTGGAGGCAGGCGAGCGCGTAGGCGTCCCGCCACGCGGCGCCCACCTCGTCCCGCGGCGCCGAGTGCAGCTGCTCCCACGCCatctcccgcgccgcctcggccgcgcggacgtccccggccgccgccttctccgcgGAGGCCACGAACGCGAACCCGCCCTCCTCCGTTATCTgccgcagcagcgccgcccgcttctcctcgccgccggtggccaTTCGCCGTCGTCGGAGGGCAGCGCGGCGGTGGCTGCGGAATTCAAAAGCGCAAAAAGCCTCAGCGATATTTCCTGGGGCTCCGTGCACCCGACCGACCGCCCGAGCGAGTGAGGCGGCGCCCGTGGAGGCGGGGATTTACGGCTGTGCCCTCTGGCTGTGGGGGGTGAGATATTTTTGCACGAGATATTTTGGTGTCAACGGCTACGAAGCGAGAGACGGTGACATCGGTGTGTCGCGACTTGCGAGCTGGGGGCCCTTGCGAAGAAAGATGGTTCTGGTAGGTTCTGGAAAGTTCAGAAGCTGGGGATCACGTGGAACAATAGAAAAagagacggaggaggaagatatTTCAGGGGACGCTCCGTGGCTCTATTGGAGGTGCTCCACCACGCTACTCTGATTAGAGGGCAAATTACTCAGTGACACGTGTCGTGTCACTTTATGGTCGGTGTTATTTTCAACATTCCATTGATTGTTTTACTATCGAGTCAAACTGAGTTTTCACCTCTTTTTTATGCTGGAAGCTCAACTGCATACGAAGAGGTGCATGCGGTAGCAGGAGACATGCCCTTCCACGGAGACCAGACCCAGACGCTCGTATATATATGCACActtaattttatatattttatgCTCCTATAAGCACCTCCAAAAAATTGACTCAACAAattctcgagattgacgaaATCACTCCTCACGTTTCATTATTAACGGGCAAGTCACCTACcactaaagaaaaaaatagcacCAATTGAATCTTGTATTGGTTCGGTAGTAATCGGACCGGTGGCTTTTTccatactctctccgtcccaaaaaactgtTTGTTTAGCCTTCAAAATTTGTCCAGTGTCCATATAACTTTCAGAAAATCCAACAAAGACCCTCATAATACCTTCTGACCCAGTTAACaaatcgatcatttactcccaccatcAATGTCCGAGCCAGATTCGCTAAATAAGAAGACTAATAGGTCCAACAATTAgtgaagcatgcatgcataattaattctactaaGTAATTcatccgattaagaagagttattaggggtactttggacttttagcattgctactatcttgtcTAAACTTTTCTAAACAAACAATCTTTATAGGATAGAGGGAGTAAGCGATAAAATAGTTAGAATTTTGACGAACTATTTGTTCCActatagtaaaaaaaaagatttcacCTTTGTAAGGCTAATTTCACTGTCATTGCACTGTTATCAGGATTTGGGAACTAGCTAACTGTGGCTGTActctcccttctcttttcttaaaaaaattataaaatcaGCTAAATTGCTGAGAAATTTAGTTTATAAaatttttcatgaaacttcCCGGAGACTGTCACACTCTCTCTCGTCCAAATTTGCTGACAATCATCTTGCAGTGCAGTACTAAAATAAGCGGGTGACATGTCGAAGATGCTTTATGCAACCTCAGGGGCGGCGAGATATTTTGGCGATGGCGACGTATAAAAGCTTGCGTGTACCAGGAGCATCGTGCCGGCTACGTGTGTGGCGCGTAGAACTTCCACGTCACGCCGGTCTCCACCTGCCGATTGGTGTGTCGACCTCCCGCGCCACGTCACTGGCGCCACAGTGACCAGGAATCTCTGACGCACGCAATAGTGCGAGGTAAAGTTGAGCAGCTAAaatttgctaaattttagttgctaaactttagcaaaaagTTATTTGGATACTCCTACTAAAAGATATTTAATAagctgtaaaaagacctatctacccttattaaaggtgcgcaggaggaggagacaaacaataaatgaggggtatagaTGAGAGGTATAGGTTGTCCaacccaccttttagcaagttttagcaatcaaaaacttgctaaagtgctaaactttagcaactcaactttagcaagttttagcaaaggtgtttggcagtttagcagctaaaagttgcgcaactaaaatttagcaaggtGGACTCAAACGTCCCATTTTTCTTGAaaaagggggggaggggggggggggaatccTCAGAAAAATCAGGGCGCTAGTACACTGAAAGTATCTAGCTAACCTTTCAAATCGCAGCTCGCAGCGACTCCTTACCGACGACTGAAGGAATCTTCCGCTTGGCACACATATATCGAAAGAAAATATAACCGTCGTTTTCACCTGCTGATTGCGCACCGGTCATTCATTAATTtgtgtttggactttggacaGTGGAGGGCGGTGCATTTTTTTGCTCCATTCATCAGAGCAGGATGAGTTCGTCACAAGTAGCTGAAACAACGTCACCTAATGGAAGAGACTGATGCAAACGCATAGTGGATCACCAATCGGGCCTTTGTGCGTCTGGACCAAAATCTTTTCTGCATCTGATTCATAACTGGGCCGACTCGTCCCCTATTCATTCACATGGCCCATAAAACTTGTGTGCGGCGGTAAAGCCCCCTTTAGGACCATAAAATGTTTATCAGGCCGACTTTAACGATCACCTTTAGGCTGGCCCAATAAACTAGTGGCTTCTTCTTCCAGGTTCCCAATACATCGAACCTGGACGCTTTAGTGGACAGCTCGTTTGCTAAGCGTGTCCAGATTCAACGAACCTCTCCCGCTACTACACACGGAAATACTGGATCTACCGAATGGGCAGGGACTGAATCAGCAGCGCATGATCCCAATAATAGCATGGGACTCACAAGTATCTTTTCACAATCAGACGCCATTTAAATGTTAATCCGCGATCTCGAAGCACAGAAATGCCGCCGTCACGCATGAGATCAACCAGATCGCCAACTCTTCTCCAGGACACGACAAAACATACAGCTTGTTTCCTCTTGCTGAAGGAAAGCTAACGAGCTGTCATTGCACCGAGGATTCTCAAGAAATTATCTGGGAGATCTTACCGATAATCCTGATTggatttacttttttttaacgAAAAGAATGCGACGAATTTGTTCTGTTCCCAACATCTTTAGTTTTCTTGGATCATCGACGAA containing:
- the LOC117861409 gene encoding lysine-specific demethylase JMJ30, coding for MATGGEEKRAALLRQITEEGGFAFVASAEKAAAGDVRAAEAAREMAWEQLHSAPRDEVGAAWRDAYALACLHVAALRAAGGNGGDLRAALRALDMGLIMGGGLLRAELEDAIARVVADRSGGEAEAVTGGNVERWKEGIAGDRDPADVLKLLPVKSLSCKQIERRSCISLEAFIRDYFICESPVILSGCIDHWPARTKWKDINYLERIAGDRTIPVEVGKNHACTEWKQELITFSQFLERMWSSDSANLAYVAQHPLFDQIKELREDITVPEYCCAGGGELQSPNAWFSPHGTVTPLHHDPHHNLFAQVLGRKYFRLYPASVSVDLYPHTETKLSNTSQVDLDSIDEKEFPKTADLEFVDGILEEGDLLYIPPKWWHYMSYGADHLFYLAVDLAFVIIDDKALTANHTVHIKYSKHFLEESVTIIWFWMPCMFIWDSQKHLRGRRGMLHIQVCSPSNIVFFLQPSTLKPLIRK